A region of Arabidopsis thaliana chromosome 5, partial sequence DNA encodes the following proteins:
- the MYB29 gene encoding myb domain protein 29 (myb domain protein 29 (MYB29); CONTAINS InterPro DOMAIN/s: SANT, DNA-binding (InterPro:IPR001005), Homeodomain-like (InterPro:IPR009057), Myb, DNA-binding (InterPro:IPR014778), HTH transcriptional regulator, Myb-type, DNA-binding (InterPro:IPR017930), Homeodomain-related (InterPro:IPR012287), Myb transcription factor (InterPro:IPR015495); BEST Arabidopsis thaliana protein match is: myb domain protein 76 (TAIR:AT5G07700.1); Has 1807 Blast hits to 1807 proteins in 277 species: Archae - 0; Bacteria - 0; Metazoa - 736; Fungi - 347; Plants - 385; Viruses - 0; Other Eukaryotes - 339 (source: NCBI BLink).), whose protein sequence is MSRKPCCVGEGLKKGAWTAEEDKKLISYIHEHGEGGWRDIPQKAGLKRCGKSCRLRWANYLKPDIKRGEFSYEEEQIIIMLHASRGNKWSVIARHLPKRTDNEIKNYWNTHLKKLLIDKGIDPVTHKPLAYDSNPDEQSQSGSISPKSLPPSSSKNVPEITSSDETPKYDASLSSKKRCFKRSSSTSKLLNKVAARASSMGTILGASIEGTLISSTPLSSCLNDDFSETSQFQMEEFDPFYQSSEHIIDHMKEDISINNSEYDFSQFLEQFSNNEGEEADNTGGGYNQDLLMSDVSSTSVDEDEMMQNITGWSNYLLDHSDFNYDTSQDYDDKNFI, encoded by the exons atgtCAAGAAAGCCATGTTGTGTGGGAGAAGGACTGAAGAAAGGAGCATGGACTGccgaagaagacaagaaactCATCTCTTACATTCATGAACACGGTGAAGGAGGCTGGCGTGACATTCCCCAAAAAGCTG GACTAAAACGATGTGGAAAGAGTTGTAGATTGCGATGGGCTAACTATTTGAAACCTGACATCAAGAGAGGAGAGTTTAGCTATGAGGAGGAACAGATTATCATCATGCTACACGCTTCTCGCGGCAACAA GTGGTCAGTCATAGCGAGACATTTGCCCAAAAGAACAGATAACGAGATTAAGAACTACTGGAACACGCATCTCAAAAAGCTCCTGATCGATAAGGGAATCGATCCCGTGACCCACAAGCCACTTGCCTATGACTCAAACCCGGATGAGCAATCGCAATCGGGTTCCATCTCTCCAAAGTCTCTTCCTCCTTCAAGCTCCAAAAATGTACCGGAGATAACCAGCAGTGACGAGACACCGAAATATGATGCTTCCTTGAGCTCCAAGAAACGTTGTTTTAAGAGATCGAGTTCTACATCAAAACTGTTAAACAAAGTTGCAGCTAGGGCTTCTTCCATGGGAACTATACTAGGCGCCTCCATCGAAGGAACCTTGATCAGCTCTACACCGTTGTCTTCATGTCTAAATGATGACTTTTCTGAAACAAGTCAATTTCAGATGGAAGAATTTGATCCATTCTATCAGTCATCTGAACACATAATTGATCATATGAAAGAAGATATCAGCATCAACAATTCCGAATACGATTTCTCGCAGTTTCTCGAGCAGTTTAGTAACAACGAAGGGGAAGAAGCTGACAATACTGGAGGAGGATATAACCAAGATCTTCTTATGTCTGATGTCTCATCAACAAGCGTTGATGAAGACGAGATGATGCAAAACATAACTGGTTGGTCAAATTATCTCCTTGACCATTCCGATTTCAATTATGACACGAGCCAAGATTACGACGACAAGAACTTCATATGA
- the MYB76 gene encoding myb domain protein 76 has translation MSKRPYCIGEGLKKGAWTTEEDKKLISYIHDHGEGGWRDIPEKAGLKRCGKSCRLRWTNYLKPDIKRGEFSYEEEQIIIMLHASRGNKWSVIARHLPKRTDNEVKNYWNTHLKKRLIDDGIDPVTHKPLASSNPNPVEPMKFDFQKKSNQDEHSSQSSSTTPASLPLSSNLNSVKSKISSGETQIESGHVSCKKRFGRSSSTSRLLNKVAARASSIGNILSTSIEGTLRSPASSSGLPDSFSQSYEYMIDNKEDLGTSIDLNIPEYDFPQFLEQLINDDDENENIVGPEQDLLMSDFPSTFVDEDDILGDITSWSTYLLDHPNFMYESDQDSDEKNFL, from the exons ATGTCAAAGAGACCATATTGTATCGGAGAAGGACTGAAGAAAGGAGCATGGACTACAGAAGAGGATAAAAAACTCATCTCTTATATCCACGACCACGGTGAAGGAGGCTGGCGTGACATTCCAGAAAAAGCTG GGCTGAAACGGTGTGGAAAGAGTTGTAGATTACGGTGGACTAACTATTTGAAACCAGATATCAAGAGAGGAGAGTTTAGCTATGAGGAAGAGCAGATTATCATCATGCTTCATGCATCTCGTGGCAATAA gTGGTCTGTCATAGCTAGACATTTGCCAAAAAGAACGGATAACGAGGTCAAAAACTATTGGAACACACATCTCAAGAAACGTTTAATCGATGATGGCATTGATCCCGTGACACACAAGCCACTAGCTTCTTCTAACCCTAATCCAGTTGAGCCCATGAAGTTCGATTTCCAAAAGAAATCCAATCAGGATGAGCACTCTTCACAGTCTAGTTCTACAACTCCAGCATCTCTTCCCCTTTCCTCGAATTTGAACAGtgttaaatccaaaattagCAGTGGTGAGACGCAGATAGAAAGTGGTCACGTGAGCTGCAAGAAACGTTTTGGACGATCGAGCTCTACATCAAGGTTGTTAAACAAAGTTGCAGCTAGAGCTTCTTCCATCGGCAACATCTTATCAACATCCATAGAAGGAACCTTGAGATCTCCTGCATCATCTTCAGGACTCCCAGACTCGTTCTCTCAATCATATGAGTACATGATCGATAACAAAGAAGATCTCGGTACGAGCATTGATCTCAACATCCCCGAGTATGATTTCCCACAGTTTCTTGAGCAACTCATTAACGATGACGACGAAAATGAGAACATTGTTGGGCCCGAACAAGATCTCCTTATGTCCGATTTCCCATCAACATTCGTTGATGAAGACGATATACTTGGAGACATAACCAGTTGGTCAACTTATCTTCTTGACCATCCCAATTTTATGTATGAATCGGATCAAGATTCCGACGAGAAGAACTTCTTATGA
- a CDS encoding Polynucleotidyl transferase, ribonuclease H-like superfamily protein (Polynucleotidyl transferase, ribonuclease H-like superfamily protein; FUNCTIONS IN: exonuclease activity, nucleic acid binding; INVOLVED IN: biological_process unknown; LOCATED IN: intracellular; EXPRESSED IN: 23 plant structures; EXPRESSED DURING: 13 growth stages; CONTAINS InterPro DOMAIN/s: Exonuclease (InterPro:IPR006055), Polynucleotidyl transferase, ribonuclease H fold (InterPro:IPR012337), Exonuclease, RNase T/DNA polymerase III (InterPro:IPR013520); BEST Arabidopsis thaliana protein match is: Polynucleotidyl transferase, ribonuclease H-like superfamily protein (TAIR:AT5G61390.1); Has 1807 Blast hits to 1807 proteins in 277 species: Archae - 0; Bacteria - 0; Metazoa - 736; Fungi - 347; Plants - 385; Viruses - 0; Other Eukaryotes - 339 (source: NCBI BLink).) — protein sequence MDPEDRSEIAFFDVETTVPKRGQRFAILEFGSILVCPKKLTELRSYTTLVQPADLSLISSLSVRCNGIKRDDVVLAPLFADIADTVYDILHGRIWAGHNILRFDCARIREAFAEIGRQPPEPKGAIDSLGLLTQKFGRRAGDMKMATLARYFGLGNQTHRSLDDVRMNLEVLKYCATVLFLESSLPYAHVDNSVSPETISSRRRIDASREGNTVTTSVRLPSISENSAAQPDPFNMSVLRNEMASDNHIQSDILMEEEQIEPSDVVASENTSDHEGFLTPDAMSLSNIKAMLFPFYPGSQMMKLKLLHGDSPLQLYCSYLKIRFGVNGKFLDNTGRRRLNFVVDLNPSLYSILEACDSNAQKLSVDSGSTSEWNPVVNPMKGFVNYPNARIHIATEINGDEARYATEIHQRESSGATQKLIFSNPNNEELESLLTTGSVVDAFLSLEPYDYQQKAGIRLVAKKLVIQS from the exons ATGGATCCAGAGGATAGGTCCGAGATTGCCTTCTTCGACGTTGAGACGACTGTACCAAAACGAGGTCAACGTTTCGCGATTCTAGAATTCGGGTCAATCCTCGTTTGCCCGAAGAAGCTAACGGAGCTCCGAAGCTACACGACTCTCGTCCAACCTGCAGATTTGAGTCTCATATCTTCCTTGTCCGTGAGGTGCAATGGTATCAAACGtgacgacgtcgttttggcACCTCTGTTTGCCGACATCGCTGATACTGTCTACGACATTCTCCATG GGAGGATTTGGGCAGGTCATAACATATTGAGGTTTGATTGTGCAAGGATCAGAGAAGCATTTGCAGAGATTGGTCGTCAACCACCCGAGCCAAAAGGCGCCATTGATTCATTGGGTTTGCTAACTCAGAAGTTTGGTAGAAGAGCTGGTGATATGAAG ATGGCAACTTTGGCTAGATATTTCGGACTCGGGAATCAGACGCATAG GAGCCTGGATGATGTTCGAATGAATCTTGAGGTTCTCAAATATTGTGCTACTGTCTTGTTCTTG GAGTCGAGTCTCCCATATGCACATGTAGATAATTCGGTATCTCCTGAAACTATTAGTTCAAGGAGACGTATTGATGCATCTCGCGAGGGTAATACTGTAACGACCTCTGTTAGGCTACCATCCATTAGCGAGAACAGTGCAGCTCAGCCAGATCCGTTCAACATGAGCGTCTTGAGGAATGAAATGGCTTCTGACAACCATATTCAATCAGACATTCtcatggaagaagaacaaattgaACCCTCTGATGTTGTCGCCTCTGAGAATACCAGTGACCATGAGGGTTTCTTGACGCCTGACGCGATGTCTCTTTCAAACATCAAAGCGATGCTCTTCCCGTTTTATCCTGGAAGCCAAATGATGAAACTAAAGCTACTCCACGGCGATTCCCCTCTGCAGCTCTACTGTTCTTATCTGAAAATACGGTTTGGAGTCAATGGGAAGTTTCTGGATAACACCGGGAGACGGAGGTTAAACTTTGTTGTTGATCTGAATCCAAGCCTTTACAGTATACTCGAAGCATGTGACAGTAATGCGCAGAAACTATCTGTTGATTCAGGTTCCACTTCTGAGTGGAACCCGGTCGTGAATCCAATGAAGGGATTTGTTAACTACCCTAACGCAAGGATACA TATTGCGACAGAGATAAATGGAGATGAAGCTCGGTATGCAACAGAGATACACCAAAGAGAGTCCTCTGGAGCTACTCAGAAACTAATCTTCAGCAACCCGAACAATGAGGAGCTCGAATCGTTGCTGACCACGGGAAGTGTTGTTGATGCATTCTTGTCTCTTGAACCGTATGATTATCAGCAGAAAGCTGGAATCCGCCTTGTTGCCAAAAAGCTAGTCATTCAGTCGTAA
- the XXT3 gene encoding Galactosyl transferase GMA12/MNN10 family protein (Galactosyl transferase GMA12/MNN10 family protein; FUNCTIONS IN: transferase activity, transferring glycosyl groups, transferase activity; INVOLVED IN: biological_process unknown; LOCATED IN: integral to membrane; EXPRESSED IN: 18 plant structures; EXPRESSED DURING: 9 growth stages; CONTAINS InterPro DOMAIN/s: Galactosyl transferase (InterPro:IPR008630); BEST Arabidopsis thaliana protein match is: xyloglucan xylosyltransferase 5 (TAIR:AT1G74380.1); Has 1807 Blast hits to 1807 proteins in 277 species: Archae - 0; Bacteria - 0; Metazoa - 736; Fungi - 347; Plants - 385; Viruses - 0; Other Eukaryotes - 339 (source: NCBI BLink).), with amino-acid sequence MGKEDGFRTQKRVSTASSAAAGVLPTTMASGGVRRPPPRGRQIQKTFNNVKMTILCGFVTILVLRGTIGINFGTSDADVVNQNIIEETNRLLAEIRSDSDPTDSNEPPDSDLDLNMTYTLGPKITNWDQKRKLWLTQNPDFPSFINGKAKVLLLTGSPPKPCDNPIGDHYLLKSVKNKIDYCRIHGIEIVYNMAHLDKELAGYWAKLPMIRRLMLSHPEIEWIWWMDSDALFTDMVFEIPLSRYENHNLVIHGYPDLLFDQKSWIALNTGSFLFRNCQWSLDLLDAWAPMGPKGPIREEAGKILTANLKGRPAFEADDQSALIYLLLSQKETWMEKVFVENQYYLHGFWEGLVDKYEEMMEKYHPGLGDERWPFITHFVGCKPCGSYADYAVERCLKSMERAFNFADNQVLKLYGFGHRGLLSPKIKRIRNETTFPLKFVDRFDIRRTTPLKIEARS; translated from the coding sequence ATGGGAAAGGAGGACGGTTTCAGGACTCAGAAGCGCGTATCAACAgcttcctccgccgccgccggCGTTCTTCCGACGACGATGGCGAGTGGTGGAGTAAGGAGACCACCACCACGTGGTAGACAGatccaaaagacgttcaacAACGTGAAAATGACAATCCTTTGTGGCTTCGTCACCATCCTCGTCCTACGTGGCACTATCGGCATTAACTTCGGAACTTCCGACGCCGACGTCGTAAACCAGAACATTATCGAAGAGACTAACCGACTTCTAGCTGAGATCCGATCCGATTCGGATCCTACCGACTCAAACGAGCCACCTGATTCGGATCTTGACCTCAACATGACGTACACTCTCGGACCCAAGATCACTAACTGGGATCAAAAACGGAAACTTTGGTTAACGCAAAACCCAGATTTCCCCAGTTTCATCAATGGTAAAGCTAAGGTTTTGCTTTTAACAGGTTCGCCTCCAAAACCTTGTGACAACCCTATTGGTGATCATTACCTGCTGAAATCGGTGAAGAACAAGATTGATTATTGTAGGATTCATGGGATTGAGATTGTGTATAACATGGCTCATTTAGACAAGGAGCTTGCTGGGTATTGGGCAAAGCTTCCAATGATCAGGAGATTGATGTTGTCTCATCCTGAAATTGAATGGATTTGGTGGATGGACAGTGATGCTTTGTTCACTGACATGGTGTTTGAGATTCCTTTGTCTAGATATGAGAACCATAACTTGGTTATTCATGGATATCctgatttgttgtttgatcAGAAGTCTTGGATTGCTTTGAATACTGGTAGCTTCTTGTTTAGGAACTGTCAATGGTCTTTGGATTTGTTGGATGCTTGGGCTCCAATGGGACCTAAAGGACCTATTCGGGAAGAAGCTGGGAAGATTCTCACCGCGAATCTTAAAGGAAGACCGGCTTTCGAAGCGGATGATCAGTCTGCATTGATCTATCTGCTGCTTTCGCAGAAGGAGACGTGGATGGAGAAAGTGTTTGTGGAGAATCAGTACTATCTTCATGGGTTTTGGGAAGGTTTAGTGGATAAGTATGAGGAGATGATGGAGAAGTACCATCCCGGTTTGGGAGATGAAAGATGGCCTTTTATTACTCACTTTGTTGGATGCAAACCGTGTGGGAGTTATGCTGATTACGCGGTTGAACGTTGCTTGAAGAGTATGGAGCGAGCATTCAACTTTGCGGATAATCAAGTGCTCAAACTGTATGGGTTTGGTCACAGGGGATTGTTAAGTCCTAAGATCAAGAGGATCAGAAACGAGACAACATTTCCATTGAAATTCGTAGACAGGTTTGATATTCGGAGAACAACACCGCTCAAGATTGAAGCACGAAGCTAG
- a CDS encoding uncharacterized protein (unknown protein; BEST Arabidopsis thaliana protein match is: unknown protein (TAIR:AT5G61360.1); Has 30201 Blast hits to 17322 proteins in 780 species: Archae - 12; Bacteria - 1396; Metazoa - 17338; Fungi - 3422; Plants - 5037; Viruses - 0; Other Eukaryotes - 2996 (source: NCBI BLink).) codes for MAEDEDHYCEQHLIGPLDHSSSMVVIRESPIFAKDDGVVFPPIYHENLHVASSVYGVDRYLESPSESSSPSSSSRRSGSSSSFSLFPSDSDGQTSLTAFEFDRKAPSETEEKSLPLLLSGESPPSDSGEQSPFEQISPRLPSEQGGKSPPCDSDGKLLGKPLNREVDVLHDWWEPLLVRLYSKLKNLLTWFSKTIRSFYPVLAIAIWWWMRVRAPRKRVKGENMDHLRDVIKERDERIVQLLHQLAQMNELLLKHHKDIVSRRR; via the exons ATGGCTGAAGATGAAGATCATTATTGTGAACAACACCTGATTGGTCCATTGGATCACAGTTCGTCAATGGTTGTCATCAGAGAATCGCCAATTTTCGCCAAGGACGATGGCGTTGTGTTCCCGCCGATCTACCATGAGAATCTCCATGTCGCTTCTTCCGTCTATGGAGTCGATAGATACCTCGAATCTCCGTCGGAATCCTCGTCTCCGTCATCTTCGTCGAGACGCTCtggttcatcttcttctttttcgttgTTTCCTTCTGATTCAGATGGACAAACGTCACTGACTGCGTTTGAATTTGACCGGAAGGCTCCGTCGGAAACTGAAGAAAAATCTCTGCCGTTGTTGTTAAGCGGTGAATCTCCACCGTCCGATTCGGGGGAACAGTCGCCATTTGAACAGATATCTCCGCGATTACCTTCTGAACAAGGCGGCAAGTCTCCACCATGCGATTCAGATGGGAAATTACTGGGGAAACCATTGAATCGTGAAGTTGATGTCCTCCACGATTGGTGGGAGCCTCTTCTTGTACGTTTATACTCCAAGTTGAAGAATTTGTTGACCTGGTTCTCAAAGACTATCCGATCATTTTATCCAGTTCTTGCCATTGCGATTTGGTGGTGGATGCGTGTACGAGCTCCTCGGAAACGCGTTAAAGGAGAAAACATGGATCATCTTCGAGATGTgatcaaagagagagacgAG AGGATAGTTCAGCTTTTGCATCAACTTGCTCAAATGAATGAGTTACTGTTAAAGCACCACAAGGACATTgtatcaagaagaagatga